The genomic region ATGGCACGAAAAAAATTAAGCAATATGTGGGGCTTTATAAACTAATGGATAGTCTTGTAAGCCAAAATATTAAGAAAAATAGAAGTGAAGCTATTGACGATAACCTAGCCGGTAAAATTGCCTACGCTATCTTTAGCGGAATAAATTATCCGCAAAACTTATTAGTGGCGGTAATACGGGCTATTAAGGCCGATGGGCAGGTTACACGGCCGCGTGCCAGCATTATTAAAGGTGTATTAGTAAGAAATTATGATAAACGAGAGGAGATAAATAAAGTGCTTAATGAACAATTAGACGATGTGGGCTACCTGTGCGGGCGGCTCTTTGCCGTGCTAGAGGCCACTCAAAATAAAGCCATTGGCGGCGGTACTACTATTGCCGACAAATATTTGGCCACCGCAGCCAGTACGCCGGTGCGAGTTTTTCCGCAATTATTAAACCTTAACCAGCACCACAAAAGTAAAATTGGTGGTGGCCTTGCCGTTAATATTGATAAAGAGTTACAAGAAATTTTTAACCTCTTTAAAGAGGGTATGAACTTTCCTAAAACTCTCTCCACAGAGGGGCAAGGATTGTTTTACATTGGCTACTACCAAGAAAAAGCCGCTGTGTGGCAAAGATTAAAATCGGCTAAACCCGCAGATATTAACCCAACTGAAGAAGGAGCTAACTAACCATGAGTAATATTGAAAACCGCTACGACTTTGTCTATTTTTTTGAGGTAACCAACGGTAACCCCAACGGCGACCCTGATGCCGGCAACCTTCCCCGTGTTGATGTGGAGACGGGTTTAGGTATAACTACCGATGTATCTTTAAAACGTAAAGTACGTAACTATGTAACTATGACAGATAAGCCACAAGGGGAAGACAACTATGTCTCAGAAAATAGTGAAGAAAGACGTTACAATATTTATATTAAAGAAGCGTCTGTTTTAAATCGTAATCACGATAAAGCACATGAAGCCGTTGGTAGCGATTTAAGGGAGAAAAGCCCAAATGCAACCAAAGGTAATGCTAAAACTGATAATGCTAAAAAATGGCTTTGTAATAACTTTTATGATATTCGTACCTTTGGTGCGGTGATGAATACCGGCGCTGCCAGCGGTGTAGTGAGAGGTCCTGTGCAGTTTACTTTTAGTCAAAGCGTAGAGCCTGTTATGCCCACCGAAATTAGTGTAACCCGTATGGCTGTAACTAAAGAAGAAGATTTACAAAAAGAACGTACCATCGGCAAAAAAACCTACATTCCCTACGGCCTGTACCGCATGGAGGGCTTTATTAGCGCTAACCAAGCCGCTGCCACAGGTTTTACCCAAGAAGATTTAGATTTACTATGGGAGAGCTTAATTAACATGTTTGAGCAAGACCATTCGGCAAGTAGAGGCAAAATGGGAGCGAGAAAGCTGATTGTGTTTAAACACGAAAGCAAGCTAGGCAATGCCCCTGCACAAACCCTGTTTGACCTAGTACGCGTTAAACGCCTTAATGACAAAGGCGAAGCCGTGGGTGATGTGGTTACCCAAAAGGAACTGCTAAAAGATTTGCCGCCGGCAAGGTATTTTGCCGATTATAAAATTGAGGTGGAGAGCGGTAAGT from Spirochaetaceae bacterium harbors:
- the cas7c gene encoding type I-C CRISPR-associated protein Cas7/Csd2, translated to MSNIENRYDFVYFFEVTNGNPNGDPDAGNLPRVDVETGLGITTDVSLKRKVRNYVTMTDKPQGEDNYVSENSEERRYNIYIKEASVLNRNHDKAHEAVGSDLREKSPNATKGNAKTDNAKKWLCNNFYDIRTFGAVMNTGAASGVVRGPVQFTFSQSVEPVMPTEISVTRMAVTKEEDLQKERTIGKKTYIPYGLYRMEGFISANQAAATGFTQEDLDLLWESLINMFEQDHSASRGKMGARKLIVFKHESKLGNAPAQTLFDLVRVKRLNDKGEAVGDVVTQKELLKDLPPARYFADYKIEVESGKLPSGVVIEEKL